In the Helianthus annuus cultivar XRQ/B chromosome 11, HanXRQr2.0-SUNRISE, whole genome shotgun sequence genome, one interval contains:
- the LOC110888264 gene encoding extensin-like: MEHVEQPQPPQESPRRKRGARMSVRMRQRSGSLPPLLQAYLPIPKDPQIGGPSNAVPVVDLTPQNFVQPPPSGFDNPIPTYTDTTGYHPFNPSTPIDYNYQAPAYDPYLQVVVHNALYPSPFLPAYLATRYPNYGYKYPVVPQPQPQPPPKIEAFNQALERVEQIQR, translated from the coding sequence ATGGAGCATGTGGAGCAACCACAGCCTCCACAAGAATCACCGAGGAGGAAACGTGGAGCACGCATGTCTGTGCGTATGAGACAACGGTCAGGCTCGCTACCACCATTACTCCAAGCATACCTTCCTATCCCTAAGGACCCACAAATAGGTGGACCCTCAAATGCTGTACCAGTGGTTGACCTAACACCACAAAATTTTGTTCAACCACCACCAtcgggttttgataacccaattcctACGTATACAGATACGACTGGATACCATCCTTTTAATCCATCTACGCCGATAGATTATAACTATCAGGCGCCAGCGTATGACCCCTATTTACAGGTGGTTGTACACAATGCTTTATACCCATCTCCTTTCCTTCCTGCCTACCTAGCTACTAGATATCCAAATTATGGATACAAGTATCCTGTTGTTCCTCAACCACAGCCACAACCACCGCCAAAAATAGAGGCTTTTAACCAGGCCTTAGAAAGAGTGGAACAAATTCAGCGTTAG